The proteins below come from a single Prolixibacter sp. NT017 genomic window:
- a CDS encoding type IA DNA topoisomerase has protein sequence MKVCIAEKPSVAREIAEILGAKSRRDGYFEGNGYQVTWTFGHLCTLKEPHDYTSRWKWWDLRTLPMLPRKFGIKLIDDDGVKKQFDTIEKLVTEAEEVINCGDAGQEGEVIQRWVLTKAKCQKPIKRLWISSLTEEALKEGFEKLYNGSDFDLLYAAGSARAIGDWLLGLNATRLYTLKYGQNKQVLSIGRVQTPTLALVVQRQLEIDNFRPEPYWELKTTYRETVFSATSGRFAVKEEAEKKLEEIKGHDLFITSVETKKGTEQPPKLFDLTSLQVEANRKFSLSADETLRVIQSLYEKKVTTYPRVDTTFLPNDIYPKVPGILKKLKPYEQLTEPLLKDKIRKSKKVFDDKKITDHHAIIPTGVFTYNLTPDEKRVFDLVARRFISVFYPDCKVSNTTVLATVNQVDFKATGKQILHPGWRVVYQSDGGKAQADENILPPFEKGENGPHEPDLAEKMTQPPRYYSEATLLRAMETAGKQVDDDELRDLMKENGIGRPSTRANIIETLFRRRYIRREKKRILATQTGIDLIGSIENELLKSAELTGQWEKKLRQIENGEYEVAQFMEEMKTMVSEIVDQVKRSPKKEIAIIEDEKEKKPSGKTEKKEKSDDPDLTCPKCGKGTILKGKSAWGCSAFRDGCDFRLPFELLEKKLTDNQIKQLVQKKKTSIIKGFTKNGEKVDGKLVLTDDFNIELEEKEEEKLSCPKCQQGTIVKGKTAWGCTNFQNCSLRIPFSFMNKDLTDNQVKQLILKGKTPKIKGFETPDGSKADGNLQFDENFKLKLV, from the coding sequence GTGAAAGTCTGCATTGCCGAAAAACCAAGTGTTGCCCGCGAAATAGCGGAAATCCTGGGGGCCAAAAGCCGCCGTGATGGCTATTTTGAAGGAAACGGATACCAGGTCACCTGGACGTTCGGCCATTTGTGCACACTGAAAGAACCCCACGATTATACTTCCCGTTGGAAATGGTGGGATCTGCGCACGCTTCCCATGCTTCCGCGGAAATTCGGCATCAAACTCATCGATGACGACGGAGTGAAGAAGCAATTCGATACCATCGAGAAACTGGTAACTGAAGCTGAGGAAGTCATCAACTGCGGTGATGCCGGCCAGGAGGGAGAAGTGATTCAACGCTGGGTACTCACAAAAGCGAAATGCCAAAAACCTATCAAGCGGTTGTGGATTTCTTCACTAACTGAGGAAGCGCTGAAAGAGGGGTTCGAGAAGCTTTACAACGGCTCCGATTTCGACCTGCTCTACGCAGCCGGAAGCGCACGGGCCATCGGTGACTGGCTGCTGGGCCTCAACGCCACACGACTGTACACCCTGAAATACGGGCAAAACAAACAGGTGCTTTCCATCGGGCGCGTGCAAACACCAACATTGGCTCTCGTCGTTCAGCGGCAGCTGGAAATCGACAACTTCAGGCCGGAACCTTACTGGGAACTGAAAACGACCTACCGGGAAACAGTTTTTAGTGCTACCAGCGGAAGGTTTGCCGTGAAGGAGGAAGCAGAGAAGAAGCTGGAAGAAATCAAAGGGCACGACCTTTTCATCACTTCCGTGGAAACGAAAAAAGGCACCGAGCAACCACCAAAGCTGTTTGACCTGACTTCGTTGCAGGTGGAAGCCAACCGAAAATTCAGCCTTTCGGCAGACGAAACCCTGCGTGTTATTCAGAGTCTGTATGAGAAAAAAGTAACTACCTATCCGCGCGTTGACACCACGTTTCTGCCCAACGATATCTATCCCAAAGTTCCGGGTATCCTGAAAAAGCTGAAGCCGTACGAACAACTTACCGAACCGTTGCTGAAGGATAAGATCCGGAAATCGAAAAAGGTTTTCGACGATAAAAAAATCACCGATCACCACGCCATCATTCCCACAGGCGTTTTCACCTACAATCTGACGCCGGATGAAAAGCGGGTGTTCGATTTGGTGGCACGGCGCTTCATCAGTGTTTTCTACCCCGATTGTAAGGTGTCCAACACTACGGTGCTGGCTACCGTCAACCAGGTGGATTTCAAAGCGACCGGCAAACAAATCCTTCATCCGGGGTGGCGGGTTGTGTACCAAAGCGACGGAGGCAAAGCTCAGGCCGACGAAAATATTTTACCACCGTTTGAGAAAGGTGAAAACGGCCCGCACGAGCCGGATTTGGCGGAAAAAATGACACAACCGCCGCGCTATTATTCCGAAGCGACGCTGCTTCGTGCCATGGAAACGGCCGGCAAACAGGTCGACGATGACGAACTTCGCGATTTGATGAAAGAGAACGGTATCGGCCGGCCATCGACCCGGGCGAATATCATTGAAACGTTGTTCCGGCGCCGCTATATCCGGCGGGAAAAGAAACGCATCCTTGCTACACAGACGGGAATCGACCTGATTGGCAGCATCGAAAATGAGCTGCTGAAATCGGCGGAACTGACCGGCCAGTGGGAGAAAAAACTCCGGCAAATTGAGAACGGCGAATACGAAGTAGCCCAATTCATGGAGGAGATGAAAACCATGGTGTCGGAGATTGTGGACCAGGTAAAACGCTCGCCAAAGAAAGAGATCGCCATCATTGAAGACGAAAAAGAGAAAAAACCTTCAGGGAAAACCGAAAAAAAGGAAAAGTCGGATGACCCAGACCTGACTTGTCCCAAATGCGGAAAAGGAACGATACTGAAAGGAAAATCGGCATGGGGTTGCAGCGCTTTCCGCGATGGCTGTGATTTCCGCCTCCCCTTTGAATTGCTGGAAAAGAAACTGACTGACAACCAAATCAAACAGCTGGTGCAGAAGAAAAAAACCAGCATCATTAAAGGATTCACTAAAAACGGTGAAAAGGTCGACGGCAAATTAGTACTGACTGACGATTTCAATATTGAGTTGGAGGAGAAGGAAGAAGAGAAACTGAGCTGCCCAAAGTGTCAACAAGGAACGATCGTAAAAGGAAAAACCGCCTGGGGATGCACCAACTTTCAGAATTGCTCGCTTCGCATTCCATTTTCCTTTATGAATAAAGACCTGACCGACAACCAGGTAAAACAGTTGATATTAAAAGGAAAAACGCCGAAAATTAAAGGTTTCGAAACACCTGACGGTTCCAAAGCCGATGGGAACCTTCAATTCGACGAAAATTTCAAATTGAAACTGGTGTAA
- the mqnB gene encoding futalosine hydrolase produces the protein MKILFVAATCFELKLFLENLEEIEGKNSPVSHYRWHDLEIDLIVSGVGLSFTTYHLTRLLQKEKYDLVINAGIAGSFYDELSIGTVVNITSEQFGDLGIEEPGGFKTLFQAGFLKEDQFPFQGGKLLNPHFNESIELPNVNGLSVNVSHGCDKTIDKLKINFDADVESMEGAAVFYVCLMEDIPFLEIRAISNFVESRDTTKWDIPTALENLTDELLKILRNFATVLQIS, from the coding sequence ATGAAGATTCTTTTTGTAGCAGCGACTTGTTTTGAACTCAAGCTTTTCCTGGAAAATCTGGAGGAAATAGAAGGTAAAAATTCCCCTGTGTCGCATTACCGCTGGCATGATTTGGAGATAGACCTAATCGTTTCCGGCGTTGGGCTTTCCTTCACCACTTATCATTTAACCCGTCTCCTTCAGAAAGAGAAATACGATTTGGTGATTAATGCCGGTATTGCCGGAAGTTTTTACGACGAACTCTCCATTGGGACGGTTGTCAATATTACTTCTGAGCAGTTTGGCGATTTGGGTATCGAAGAACCGGGCGGTTTCAAAACGTTGTTCCAGGCAGGTTTCCTGAAGGAAGATCAATTTCCGTTTCAGGGAGGAAAGCTGTTAAACCCGCATTTCAACGAAAGTATCGAACTTCCGAATGTCAACGGTTTGAGTGTGAACGTGAGTCATGGTTGCGATAAGACCATCGACAAGCTCAAGATTAATTTTGATGCCGATGTGGAGTCAATGGAAGGTGCTGCTGTTTTCTATGTCTGCCTGATGGAGGACATTCCATTCCTCGAGATACGAGCCATTTCCAATTTTGTCGAATCCCGCGATACCACCAAATGGGACATTCCAACCGCTTTGGAGAATCTGACGGACGAATTGTTGAAAATTCTTCGCAACTTTGCTACCGTATTACAGATTTCATAA
- a CDS encoding M13 family metallopeptidase — MKNKLVVLSCALCAGLLFSMTSCNEKSKTETAEPAINLADLDTTVSPTQNFNEYANGGWKKSHPIPAEKSRYGSFDQLGDKTEEQVKTVVQEAANKTNEPGTVAYKIGTMYNLGMDTAKIEEQGLKPLKPYFDDIAAIKTPADVQKTLATFETYGFTTPFGFYAAPDAKNSDLVISQIYQSGLGLPDRSYYTDDNDHAKKLRGEYVDHVAKMFALMGDDEATAKKNAATVMRMETRMADAAMTRLEQRDPDKTYNKTNLKGLVEMAPDIDWADYFQRIGVKPEDINVEQPAFMKEVDAMIKDVPVNDWKTYFRWSLIDGTAPYLTDAFVKQNFDFFGKTMSGVEVMRPRWKRVQRSVSGAMSMAIGQLYVKKYFPPEAKQRMENLVENLRKSLANRIKNLKWMGDETKEKAEEKLAAIGVKVGYPDKWRDYSGLQIKDDSYVQNVLRARKFGFEYNRDKVNKPVDKSEWHMPPQMVNAYYSPSMNEIVFPAAILQPPFFFMNGDDAVNYGAIGVVIGHEMTHGFDDQGRKFDKNGNLNDWWTDADAKRFNKRADVLVHQFNQFLVVDSDTVHANGRLCLGENIADLGGLNISHDAFKMGSKETGKIDGFTPDQRFYLAYAHVWAQNIRDKEALRRTKEDVHSLGRYRVIGPLRNLPAFYAAFNVKPGDYMYLPEDKRAVIW; from the coding sequence ATGAAAAACAAACTGGTTGTGCTTTCATGCGCACTTTGTGCCGGCTTGCTTTTTTCTATGACTTCATGCAACGAAAAAAGTAAGACGGAAACAGCTGAACCGGCAATTAATCTGGCTGATCTTGACACGACAGTCAGTCCGACTCAGAATTTTAATGAGTACGCCAACGGTGGTTGGAAAAAATCACACCCGATTCCGGCCGAAAAGAGCCGCTACGGTTCGTTCGATCAGTTGGGTGACAAAACAGAAGAGCAGGTAAAAACAGTTGTACAAGAGGCTGCCAACAAAACCAATGAGCCCGGAACCGTGGCTTACAAGATTGGTACCATGTATAATCTGGGTATGGATACAGCAAAAATCGAAGAGCAGGGGTTGAAACCGCTGAAACCTTATTTCGATGACATTGCTGCCATCAAAACTCCGGCAGATGTTCAGAAAACACTGGCAACATTCGAAACTTACGGTTTTACTACTCCGTTTGGTTTCTATGCTGCACCCGACGCTAAAAACAGCGATTTGGTGATTTCTCAAATCTATCAGTCAGGCTTGGGATTGCCCGATCGTTCATACTATACCGATGACAACGACCATGCGAAAAAGCTTCGTGGAGAATACGTTGATCATGTGGCTAAAATGTTTGCCCTGATGGGAGACGATGAGGCAACTGCAAAGAAAAATGCTGCAACGGTAATGCGCATGGAAACCCGAATGGCTGACGCTGCTATGACTCGCTTAGAGCAGCGTGATCCGGATAAAACCTACAACAAAACCAATTTGAAAGGTCTGGTTGAAATGGCCCCTGATATTGACTGGGCTGATTATTTCCAGCGTATTGGCGTAAAACCGGAAGACATTAACGTGGAGCAGCCTGCCTTTATGAAAGAGGTTGACGCCATGATCAAAGACGTTCCGGTCAACGACTGGAAGACTTATTTCCGTTGGTCGTTGATTGATGGAACTGCTCCTTATCTTACCGATGCTTTTGTAAAACAGAATTTCGATTTCTTCGGAAAGACCATGAGTGGTGTAGAAGTTATGCGTCCACGTTGGAAGCGCGTTCAGCGTTCGGTTAGTGGTGCGATGAGCATGGCTATCGGTCAGCTGTACGTGAAGAAATATTTCCCACCGGAAGCTAAACAACGGATGGAGAACCTGGTAGAAAATCTGCGCAAATCATTAGCTAATCGCATCAAGAATCTGAAGTGGATGGGCGACGAAACCAAAGAGAAAGCTGAAGAGAAACTGGCAGCTATTGGCGTAAAAGTAGGTTATCCTGACAAATGGCGCGACTATTCAGGTTTGCAAATCAAAGACGACTCGTATGTGCAGAACGTTCTGCGGGCACGGAAATTTGGTTTCGAATATAACCGTGACAAAGTAAACAAGCCGGTTGACAAATCAGAATGGCACATGCCGCCTCAGATGGTAAATGCTTATTACAGTCCAAGCATGAATGAGATCGTATTCCCGGCAGCAATTCTGCAGCCTCCGTTCTTCTTCATGAATGGTGATGATGCTGTGAATTATGGTGCTATCGGTGTGGTTATAGGTCATGAAATGACCCACGGTTTCGATGATCAGGGACGTAAATTCGACAAGAATGGTAACCTGAACGACTGGTGGACTGACGCAGATGCCAAGCGTTTCAATAAGCGGGCAGATGTACTGGTTCATCAATTCAACCAATTCCTGGTTGTGGATAGCGATACCGTTCATGCAAATGGTCGTCTGTGTCTGGGTGAAAATATTGCCGACCTGGGTGGTTTGAATATTTCACACGATGCTTTCAAAATGGGAAGTAAAGAAACCGGCAAGATCGATGGCTTCACTCCTGACCAGCGTTTTTATCTGGCCTATGCACATGTTTGGGCACAGAATATTCGCGACAAAGAAGCACTGCGCCGTACCAAAGAAGACGTACACTCTCTCGGTCGTTACCGGGTGATTGGCCCGTTGCGGAATTTACCGGCGTTCTATGCGGCTTTCAATGTAAAACCGGGTGATTACATGTATTTACCTGAAGATAAAAGAGCTGTTATCTGGTAA
- a CDS encoding aminopeptidase P family protein — MFKKDVYIERRNRLREKMSGGLVLLPGNVDAPMNFPDNTYHFRQDSTFLYFFGINKPGIFGVIDVDEGTDMLFGNDVDIDDIIWMGPQPTLREQAAQVGVKCTDSFNEVYAYVNKALWQGRRVHFVPPYRANNRLLLKELLGIHTAKLPDYVSLELIKHVVDMRSVKDQYEIAEIEKACATGYEMHVTAMKMAKEGESEQKIAGIIEGIALGGGGGVSFPVILSQHGETLHNHDHSLKLKKGMLMLTDAGAETGMGYASDFTRTVPVGGKFTQKQKDIYEIVLAANNESTAMVKPGVRYLDVHLNAARVITSGLKDLGLIKGDVDEAVRHGAHALFMPHGLGHMMGLDVHDMEDYGQVYVGYDDETRPMEQLGAAGLRLGRRLQEGFVLTNEPGIYFIPALIEKWKKDYINTQYINFDKVMEYADFGGIRLEDDLLVTAEGARILGKRLPITPDEVEETMRG, encoded by the coding sequence ATGTTCAAAAAGGACGTTTACATAGAGCGGAGAAATCGCCTTCGCGAAAAAATGAGCGGGGGATTGGTTTTGCTCCCCGGAAACGTGGATGCACCCATGAATTTTCCTGACAATACTTACCATTTCCGGCAGGACAGTACTTTCCTTTATTTCTTTGGCATCAATAAGCCCGGCATTTTCGGGGTCATCGACGTGGATGAAGGAACCGATATGCTCTTTGGCAACGATGTTGACATCGACGATATCATCTGGATGGGCCCGCAGCCGACACTTAGGGAACAAGCTGCTCAAGTGGGGGTTAAATGCACCGATTCGTTCAATGAAGTGTATGCGTATGTGAACAAGGCTTTGTGGCAGGGCCGCAGGGTGCACTTTGTGCCTCCGTACCGGGCGAACAACCGGTTGTTGCTGAAAGAATTGTTAGGTATTCATACCGCCAAACTGCCGGATTATGTATCGCTCGAGCTGATTAAGCACGTTGTCGATATGCGTTCGGTAAAAGATCAGTATGAAATTGCTGAAATTGAAAAAGCTTGTGCTACCGGTTACGAAATGCACGTGACGGCTATGAAGATGGCAAAAGAAGGCGAAAGTGAACAGAAGATAGCCGGTATCATCGAAGGTATTGCCTTGGGAGGCGGAGGCGGCGTTTCGTTTCCCGTTATTTTATCTCAGCACGGGGAAACACTGCACAACCATGACCATTCGCTTAAGTTGAAAAAAGGCATGCTGATGCTCACCGATGCGGGAGCTGAAACCGGAATGGGATATGCATCCGACTTTACCCGTACGGTCCCGGTAGGAGGAAAATTCACGCAAAAGCAGAAGGATATTTACGAAATCGTTTTGGCAGCCAACAACGAATCAACTGCTATGGTAAAACCGGGTGTTCGATACCTCGATGTGCACCTGAATGCAGCTCGTGTGATTACCTCCGGCCTGAAGGATTTGGGCCTGATAAAAGGCGATGTGGACGAAGCCGTCCGTCATGGAGCCCACGCCTTATTTATGCCGCACGGTCTGGGACACATGATGGGACTCGATGTTCATGATATGGAAGATTACGGTCAGGTTTATGTTGGTTACGATGATGAAACCCGCCCGATGGAACAGCTGGGAGCGGCCGGTTTACGTTTGGGCCGTCGCCTGCAGGAAGGCTTTGTATTAACCAACGAGCCGGGTATCTATTTCATCCCTGCTCTGATTGAAAAGTGGAAGAAAGATTACATCAATACCCAGTACATCAACTTCGACAAAGTGATGGAATATGCTGATTTTGGTGGCATCCGCCTGGAAGACGACCTGCTGGTAACAGCTGAAGGTGCCCGGATTCTGGGGAAACGTCTTCCCATTACACCCGATGAGGTGGAAGAAACAATGCGTGGTTGA
- a CDS encoding 1,4-dihydroxy-6-naphthoate synthase has product MNLTLGFSTCPNDTFIFDAMVHNRVDTEGLTFETVMADVEELNRLAFAGEIDITKLSYAAYAQLTSQYVLLDAGSALGRNNGPLLISKTKIYPDEIPNLRIAIPGEHTTANLLLSVAYPNVKEKKEYLFSDIEEVVLSGEMDAGLIIHENRFTYQKRGLKKVLDLGEYWEETTGSPIPLGGIVVNRNLPREVQEKVNRVMKRSVEYAYEQPDASYPFVKLYAQEMEESVMRSHIDLYVNEFTRNLGDEGKQAVQTLYSKAEELGIIPKMERSIFLD; this is encoded by the coding sequence ATGAACTTAACACTTGGATTTTCGACGTGTCCGAACGACACGTTTATTTTTGATGCGATGGTCCATAACCGGGTCGATACCGAAGGGTTGACGTTTGAAACGGTTATGGCGGATGTTGAGGAGTTGAACCGACTGGCGTTTGCCGGCGAAATTGATATCACCAAGTTAAGTTACGCGGCTTATGCGCAGTTGACTTCCCAATATGTTTTGCTGGATGCCGGAAGCGCGCTGGGGCGGAATAACGGCCCGTTGCTGATTAGCAAAACAAAGATTTATCCCGATGAGATTCCCAATTTGCGAATCGCTATTCCCGGCGAACATACTACGGCTAATTTATTGCTCAGTGTGGCATATCCTAACGTGAAAGAGAAAAAGGAATATCTCTTCTCGGATATTGAAGAAGTGGTCCTTTCGGGAGAAATGGATGCCGGCTTGATCATACACGAAAATCGCTTTACATACCAGAAGAGAGGCTTGAAGAAGGTTCTCGATCTGGGTGAATATTGGGAAGAAACTACCGGCTCACCCATTCCGCTGGGCGGGATCGTGGTGAACCGCAATCTTCCACGCGAAGTGCAGGAGAAAGTCAACCGGGTGATGAAACGAAGCGTGGAATATGCTTATGAGCAACCCGACGCTTCCTATCCATTCGTAAAACTGTATGCGCAGGAAATGGAGGAATCGGTAATGCGCAGCCACATCGACTTGTATGTGAACGAATTTACCCGGAATCTGGGCGATGAAGGGAAACAAGCTGTTCAAACGCTTTATAGCAAAGCTGAAGAATTGGGCATCATTCCTAAAATGGAACGCTCGATATTTTTGGATTAA
- the araD gene encoding L-ribulose-5-phosphate 4-epimerase AraD yields MLESLKHQVYKASLRLVEQGLVIFTWGNVSAIDRESGLVVIKPSGISYDEMIPADMVVVDIDGKVIEGELKPSSDTETHLTLYRSFPEIGAIVHSHSEYATAWAQAGLGIPPLGITHANYFNGEIPCTPPVEQRPEDANPELATGSVIVETFDRMNLDPSRIPGVLVYGHGPFCWGTDVIRAFDHTVVLETVARMAHHTLALKNVSPVEKNFLDRHFFE; encoded by the coding sequence ATGCTTGAAAGTTTAAAACACCAGGTTTACAAAGCGAGTCTGCGATTGGTTGAGCAGGGACTGGTTATTTTTACCTGGGGAAATGTTAGCGCCATTGACAGGGAAAGTGGGCTAGTAGTGATTAAACCTTCGGGGATTTCTTACGACGAGATGATTCCTGCGGATATGGTTGTAGTGGATATTGACGGAAAGGTCATTGAAGGTGAATTGAAACCTTCTTCGGATACGGAAACACATTTGACGTTATACCGGAGTTTCCCCGAAATCGGAGCGATTGTTCACTCACATTCCGAATATGCGACAGCCTGGGCCCAGGCAGGATTGGGTATTCCTCCTTTGGGCATTACACATGCCAATTATTTCAACGGAGAAATTCCCTGCACGCCGCCGGTAGAGCAAAGGCCTGAAGATGCCAACCCGGAGCTGGCAACCGGTAGTGTGATTGTGGAAACATTTGACAGGATGAATTTGGATCCTTCGCGTATTCCGGGTGTTTTGGTGTACGGACATGGTCCTTTCTGTTGGGGAACAGATGTCATCAGGGCTTTCGATCACACGGTTGTTTTGGAAACGGTAGCCCGAATGGCTCACCACACTTTAGCGTTGAAAAATGTATCGCCGGTCGAAAAGAATTTTCTTGACCGCCACTTTTTTGAATAG
- the folE gene encoding GTP cyclohydrolase I FolE, with translation MKFSLNKLDNGGYSKVEHYNTENVEKLATNYQDILGLLGEDPSREGLEKTPVRVAKAMQFLTQGYNMDPEDILRSAKFKEDYRQMVIVKDIELYSLCEHHMLPFFGKAHVAYIPNGYITGLSKIARVVEAFSRRLQVQERLTLQIKECIQNTLNPLGVAVVIEATHMCMVMRGIEKQNSVTTTSDFTGAFEKVATREEFIRLISSDLS, from the coding sequence ATGAAGTTTTCGCTTAATAAATTAGACAACGGAGGATACAGCAAAGTAGAACACTACAATACCGAGAATGTAGAAAAACTGGCTACAAACTACCAGGATATTTTGGGCTTGCTGGGCGAAGATCCAAGTCGTGAAGGTTTGGAGAAAACCCCCGTGCGAGTGGCCAAAGCCATGCAATTCCTGACCCAGGGGTACAACATGGATCCGGAAGATATTCTGCGTTCGGCCAAATTCAAGGAAGATTACCGCCAGATGGTAATTGTGAAAGATATTGAGCTGTATTCGCTCTGCGAGCATCACATGCTCCCGTTTTTCGGGAAAGCTCACGTGGCATACATTCCCAATGGATACATTACCGGACTGAGCAAAATCGCCCGTGTGGTAGAAGCATTTTCACGCCGGTTGCAGGTACAGGAACGCCTGACACTTCAGATTAAAGAGTGTATTCAGAACACATTGAATCCGCTGGGAGTAGCAGTAGTCATCGAAGCAACCCACATGTGCATGGTGATGCGCGGCATTGAAAAACAGAATTCTGTAACGACTACCTCCGACTTTACCGGAGCATTCGAAAAGGTAGCCACCCGCGAGGAGTTTATTCGACTTATTAGTTCTGATCTTTCATAA
- the yaaA gene encoding peroxide stress protein YaaA, with protein sequence MLIVISPAKTLDFEAPLATKKSTQPRFPRKSEELVQHLRKLSSDQISELMHISPKLGQMNYERFQLWQAKFEFPEARQAILAFRGDVYTGLDADTLNKKDFEKAQKHLRILSGLYGVLRPLDMMRPYRLEMGTKYSFDDYENLYDYWKDTITKTIRKDLDESGSNVLVNLASNEYFKSIDTKKLKADIVTPEFKDWKNGQYKMISFWAKKARGMMTRFILQHKITKAEDLQAFDMDGYYFNPDLSKPNKPVFTRDH encoded by the coding sequence ATGCTGATTGTTATATCCCCCGCAAAAACTCTTGATTTTGAGGCGCCGCTGGCAACAAAGAAAAGCACCCAACCGCGCTTTCCGCGTAAATCGGAAGAACTCGTGCAGCATCTGCGCAAGCTCAGCTCCGACCAGATTTCGGAACTCATGCACATCAGTCCCAAACTGGGACAAATGAATTACGAGCGGTTCCAACTATGGCAAGCTAAATTTGAATTCCCGGAAGCTCGTCAGGCAATTCTGGCTTTCCGTGGTGATGTGTATACCGGGCTGGATGCCGACACGTTAAACAAGAAAGATTTTGAAAAGGCACAAAAACATCTCCGGATTTTATCGGGCCTGTACGGCGTTTTGCGTCCGCTCGACATGATGCGCCCCTACCGCCTGGAAATGGGGACCAAGTATTCATTCGATGATTACGAAAACCTCTATGACTACTGGAAAGATACCATTACCAAAACCATCCGGAAGGATTTGGACGAAAGTGGTTCCAATGTTTTGGTCAATCTGGCATCGAACGAGTACTTCAAGTCCATCGATACGAAAAAACTGAAGGCGGATATTGTTACCCCTGAATTTAAAGACTGGAAAAACGGTCAGTATAAAATGATTTCCTTCTGGGCGAAGAAGGCCCGTGGTATGATGACCCGCTTTATTCTTCAGCATAAAATAACCAAAGCCGAAGATTTACAGGCATTCGATATGGATGGATACTATTTCAATCCCGATTTATCGAAGCCCAATAAGCCGGTATTCACCCGCGACCACTAA
- the fabD gene encoding ACP S-malonyltransferase translates to MKAFVFPGQGAQFVGMGKDLYDNSDLARELFEKANDILGFRITDLMFEGTDEDLKQTKVTQPAIFLHSVLLAKTLGDDFKPDMVAGHSLGEFSALVANGTLSFEDGLVLVSKRAMAMQKACEVEPSTMAAIVGLEDDVVEKVCAEIDDVVVPANYNCPGQLVISGSNEGIDKACAKLTELGAKRALKLMVGGAFHSPLMEPARTELAEAIEATTFNQPNCPVYQNVTASAVTDPDEIRKNLVAQLTAPVRWTQTVKTMIADGATSFTEIGPGKVLQGLVKKVDRGMETSGINAYQG, encoded by the coding sequence ATGAAAGCATTCGTTTTTCCCGGACAGGGAGCCCAGTTTGTTGGAATGGGAAAAGACCTGTACGACAATTCGGATTTGGCCCGCGAACTTTTCGAAAAGGCCAATGATATTCTCGGTTTCCGCATTACCGACCTGATGTTTGAAGGTACTGACGAAGATCTCAAGCAAACCAAAGTTACTCAACCGGCCATCTTCCTGCATTCGGTATTGCTGGCCAAAACATTGGGCGACGATTTCAAACCCGATATGGTCGCCGGTCATTCATTGGGTGAATTTTCGGCATTGGTTGCGAACGGAACGTTGTCTTTCGAAGATGGACTGGTGCTCGTTTCAAAACGCGCCATGGCCATGCAGAAAGCCTGCGAAGTGGAGCCATCGACCATGGCGGCTATCGTGGGTTTGGAAGACGACGTGGTGGAAAAAGTTTGTGCTGAAATCGATGATGTCGTTGTTCCGGCCAATTACAACTGCCCGGGTCAGCTGGTTATTTCCGGCTCGAACGAAGGCATCGATAAGGCTTGTGCCAAGTTAACCGAATTGGGTGCCAAGCGTGCTCTCAAACTGATGGTTGGCGGCGCGTTCCACTCTCCGCTGATGGAGCCGGCCCGCACCGAACTGGCTGAAGCGATTGAAGCCACGACCTTCAATCAACCAAATTGTCCTGTTTACCAGAATGTAACTGCATCGGCTGTTACCGATCCGGACGAAATCCGCAAGAATCTGGTTGCACAGTTGACAGCTCCAGTACGCTGGACACAAACGGTGAAAACGATGATTGCCGACGGAGCGACTTCATTCACCGAAATTGGACCGGGGAAAGTGCTTCAGGGACTGGTGAAGAAAGTTGACCGGGGAATGGAAACCAGCGGCATCAACGCTTACCAGGGATAA